From uncultured Desulfobacter sp.:
CGGAATTGATTCGAGCAACACGCTATCGGGAAACGAATTTGACGACTTTGTTAAAGAAGATTTTTCTAAAGTTTTGTCTAACGGATATGACACCATTATTGAGTTTTCACAGCATGGAGCCCTTATCGGTTACATTGGATTAAATGAATTCTCCGATCCAAAACGGTCACCGTATCGTTATGCGTCGTTTGCCACTTACACTTCCGGCAACAAGAAATATGCTTTTATTTTGAACCTCAATGGTGAAATCATTATTTTCCGTGAAGGCGAACTGTTTTTTGCCAAGCGCCGCGGCGAATGGCGCCTCTTTACTCATGATTCCGTTCTTACTCAACTATCATTTGGAAGCAGGAAAGTAGATCCAATAATACAGGAGGCAATTTATGTGTCGGCTTTGGATGTTTCTTTTGATAGATGTGGTGGATGCCTCGGCGTGGTCCAGAAAAGTGATTTCATGAAGTTAGTGAAGGATAACATCATAAGGACTGATGATTGGCTATTATCTGGTAGCAGCACAAAAACAAAGTCATTAAAAAAGTTTATCTCGAATAACAAATTCCACGCTCTCGACAGGCGCGTTAGACAGGAAATTATCGGTATTGACGGAGCTACTGTTATCGACCATGAAGGTAATGTCTTGGCAGCTGGAGCGATATTGAACATTTCCCAAGACAATACTCTTTCTGCTGGGGGCGGGGCTAGATTGGCTGCTGCAAAAGTACTAAGCAACTACGGGTATTCACTCAAGATATCAGCAGATGGGGAGATTCGTGCATTTGGAAAGTCAAATAAAGAATTCCGATTTGGCTAACGAATATTGAAAAACACTTTTCATGGACCCGTATTGCCCACCAGACCATACAATTTTATCAGCACCTGATCAAAAACAGACGTCAGCCTGATCAAGCCCGACACCGGCCGTAGGCCGCCGTGGTCTTTTTGAGCCACCCGGCATGATGTTTTGTCAAACTGCCCTTTGCCAGCCGCCACTGCCAGTTGTTCTTTGCGCTGGCCGGCTGGTTCAGGCGGGCATTCGCTCCCAGACCGAGAATGTCCTGGAGCGGGACGATCACTGTATCCGCCACAGACATCATTGCCAGGCGAATCATGTGCTGGTGAATATTTTTTGCAGACAGACGCATTCCCAGATAACGCTGCAAATTGACCCTGGTCTGATTGTCGATCTCCTGTTCAAACCAGCCGCGGATGGTGTTGTTATCATGGGTACCGGTATAAACGATACAGTCTGGGACATGGTGATGGGGCAGAAAGGAACTGTCTGGAAAATCATCGCCAAAGGCGAACTGCAACACCCGCATGCCGGGTAATTGAAATTTGCGCATGCATTCCCGAACATCAGGTGTGATCGTGCCCAGATCTTCGGCGATGACCGGCAGCCGTCCAAATCGCATGGTCAATCTGGTGAAAAAATCATCCCCTGGCACCTGTACCCACTGCCCGTCAACAGCGGTCTGTGCCGAAGCCGCAACCTCCCAGTATGCAACCAGACCCCTGAAATGATCGATGCGCACCACATCAAACATCTCAAAATTGTGTGCAAATCGCTTTAGCCACCAGTTGTAGCCATTCTGCTTCAGAAATTGCCAATCGTACACCGGGTGGCCCCACAGCTGTCCTGTGGCGCTGAAGGAATCCGGGGGCACACCTGACACCATTGTCGGTGATCTATTTTCATTCAGTTTATACTGTTGTGGACAGCTCCAGACATCTGCGCTGTCAAAGGGAAGATAGATGGGAAGATCTCCGTAAAGGCGTATGTTGCGAGCATTGCAGTAGTCTTTGAGTGCCTGCCACTGAAGGAAAAACACAAACTGCACAAATTTATGTTGCCGGATCTGTTTTGCCAGTTTGCCTTGCATCTTAGCCAGGGCATCCGGATGCCGATCCCGTAAAGGCTGGGGCCATTGATCCCAGCTCTGCATGTGAAAATGCTCTTTGATGGCCATATAGGCTGCAAAATCATCCAGCCAGGCCTTTTGCCGGGTACAGAAATGCGCAAACCCACCAAGGGATTTCCCCTGCTGTTCCAGACGTTCAAAAGCCAGCGAAAGAAGAGTGCGCTTATGTTCGGCAACTGCCGGATAATCAACACGGTCATCTGAAAATGGCTGCTGTAAAATGGTTTCATCTTTGGACAGCAGACCGGTCCGGATGAGAAAATACGGGCTTATCAGCAAAGGGTTGCCTGCAAAGGCTGACGGGCAGCTGTAGGGAGAACCACCGCTTTGTATGTCAACCGGATTCAGCGGCAACATTTGCCAAATCTGCTGGCCGGCGGCAGACAAAAAATTGGCAAACCCATAGGCCGAGGGTCCCAGATCGCCGATGCCATACCCGCCGGGAAGACAGCTTATGTGCATCAGAATGCCGCTTGTGCGGATGGTCATGGCAGCACCGTCATGGTTTCAGGTGTATTCTCCTGCATTTGCGCACGCATTTTCGGTAAACTTTGGGGATAATTGCGTTGCACAAAGGCAATCATCTTTTCCCTGACTTCACAGCGCAGATCCCAACCTGAGGCTTGCAACACGCGCTGCAGTTCCTCGCGTATGGCCTCCACCGGGACGGTATAGTCCAGATACAGAAAAACCGTGCCCAGCAGTTCCGATGAAACCCGGGTCCAGTTTTCTTTAAGCTGATCAAGAACAGTGGGGGAGGGCGTTTGTTTTTCCACCACTGCGGACTTTTCCCCTGCCGCCCAAACCCCAACGGCGGGTAAGAACAGAACAAAAACCGCGGGTAAGAGAATCAACCGACTGAATCTATTTGCTTTTTTCTTCAGTGCGCCGATACTCAATACCGTCATTTTACTCTTCTTTTCTGAAATTTATAGGGGAGGGGATGCCGGCGGTCGAACTGCTTTCAACACCTAAAAAAATTAAATTAATGTGTTTTTGCCTTTTGTCAAGACGCGGGATTTTTTTACAAGCCTGAAAAACATGCCCCCGTCTCAGTACTGGACGGTTCGTTATCTGGTGGCTGACACGGGAAACTGGCTTACGGGTCGGCAAGCATAGGTCAACCCTCCTCATAAGGTCATATTAGACCTAAGCTTGGATATGACCATTTTTATCTGATGGACGGAGTGGGTCTGAAACTGTTGTTAAGATCAATTGTTATAATAAAATCAACAGAATGGAGACTTAATGCAGACTTATAGAACTCCGGCACAAATATTGAATTATAAAGAGTGAATAGCCACGGGAAGCAGTCAAGGGACGCAGTTGTTACCATTCAAATAGTGTAACGGGTATTTTCGTTGGAGACTGACGAAATACTGTAACGCTAATGCTAACCCAGAGACCTGGCTTTCAGCCAGGCTAAAAAGCGGGATAGGCGGGGTGTTTATTCAATTTTAGAGCGGGGTATGGCGGCGGGATAATGTCCCCAAAAGGCGTTACATTATTTTGTCAGAGGGGCGTTACACTATTTGAATGTGAACACGCGCAGTTTCGTTTTCCGCTATATTTTAAATATCAACCAAAAAACAGGAGAAAAGTAACATGAAAAAACCATTGTATTGTTTAGCAGTTGTGGCCGCTGTGGCCTCCATGTTGTTCATCACCGTCCCGTTGTTTGCATCCGATATGGATGACAGCATCGAATCCTCAGCCAAAAAGACCTATGTATTCAAGACCTACCTCAAGGACGATAATATCAAAATAAAATCAAAAGATGGCCTCGTCACCTTGACCGGGACGGTCCGGGAAGCATCCCATAAATCATTGGCCGGGGAAACCGTTGCAGGCCTTCCCGGAGTTAAAGGCGTGGAAAATAAACTGGAAGAAAAAGATGACCAACATGCTGAAAAATCAGACGCATGGCTCATTACCAAAGTAAAAACCACACTTTTATTTCATAGGAACGTCAGCACTACGGCAACTAAGGTTTTTGCAAAAGATGGCACCATCACTTTGCGCGGTGAAGCAGAGAATAACGCTCAGAAAGATTTGACGACCGAATATGTCTTGGATGTGGAAGGCGTTAAACATGTAAATAATGAAATGACCGTTTTACAGGCCGGTGAGGCAACATCAGGTGCCCAAAATGTGGCGGACAATACTGGTGAAGTAATTGAATTTATTGACGATACGTCTATTACTGCCCTGGTAAAAACCTCATTGCTTTATCATCGCTCAACCAGTGCTATCAACACTGAAGTTGAGACAAAAAATGGTGTGGTCACGCTGAAAGGTATAGCCAAGACGCCCGCTGAAAAGGATTTGGCTGGCAAATATGCAAGTGATGTTAACGGCGTAAATAAGGTTAACAACAACATAATCGTCGAGTAAGGGACTCGGCCAAAAATAAATCCTACAGTAAAGAAGAAATTATGAAAATAAACTATGGCTGTTTATATGAAAGAACTGAACTAACCAGTTGGTTTCTTTCATGATTTGTTGTGGCCTAACCTCGGTGGAAGACCAGGTCGGCCATGGCCGTTATTTACAAATTAAATCCATATTATTTTTAAAAGGAGTCGTTCATGACCACTGATATGAGCATTGATAGAACAATGGACATGACCATTAAAATTGGCGGGGCAGCCGGCCAGGGAATACAGACGATCGGAAATCTTTTGGCCCTGGCATGCCGGGATGCAGGGTTTTACATTATGGCGATCAACGATTTTGAGTCCCGGGTCCGGGGCGGTCACAGTTTTTTTCAGCTGCGAATCAGTGATAAGCCGGTTTATGCACCTCACCACCGGGTGGATCTTTTAATCGCCCTTAATAAAGAGACCTGGGATCTGCATAAGGATCAATTACGGGACGATGGGATGGCTATCCTGGAGGTACCGCTTGATTCTCCATCCAAACAGGCGGTTAGCGTTGAATTCTCTTCCCTTGCCAAAGAAACCGGCAGCATTCTCTATTCCAATACGGTCGCAGCTGCTGCCGGTCTGTCAATACTGGGGGCATCTTTTGATAAAATTGACGCCCTGCTGTCCAGGCAATTTACCGGAAAAAAGGAGGATATTATTGAAAAAAATATCAACGCAGCCCGGCTGGGATATGATGCGGTCAAGAAGATTCGTTTTTCCCGGCAACCGTTTTTAAGGACATCCGATCCCAAAGGCCAAATGATGGTAGGCACACGGGCGGTTGCCCTGGGTGCCGTTGCATCAGACTGCCGGATAGCGGCATTTTATCCTATGTCCCCTGCAACCGGTATCATGCAGCATCTTGCCAGCTGGACAAACCGCCTTCCCCTTGTGGTGGAACAGGCAGAAGATGAAATTGCGGCCGTTAACATGGTTATCGGCGCCTCCTTTGCCGGTGCGCGGGCCATGACTGCCACCTCGGGCGGCGGATTTTGTCTCATGACAGAAGGCCTTGGTCTTTCAGCCATTACGGAAACTCCTATTGTCATTGTCGATGCCCAGCGGCCTGGCCCTGCCACAGGCATGCCGACCCGCACCAGTCAAGGAGATCTTTTATTTGCCATCCATGCCTCCCAGGATGATTTTCCACGGTTTGTCTTTGCACCGGGTAACCCCAAAGAAGCCTTTGAAATCACCCAAAAGGCATTTGCCCTGTCTGAAAAATACCAGGTTCCGGCAATTATTCTTATGGATCAATATCTGGCAGACTCCATGTTCTTACTGGAACACTCATTTACTTTTCCCAACAAGGTTGAACGATTTATTGTTGGGGATAAAGATCTTAAAAACCC
This genomic window contains:
- the malQ gene encoding 4-alpha-glucanotransferase, whose product is MTIRTSGILMHISCLPGGYGIGDLGPSAYGFANFLSAAGQQIWQMLPLNPVDIQSGGSPYSCPSAFAGNPLLISPYFLIRTGLLSKDETILQQPFSDDRVDYPAVAEHKRTLLSLAFERLEQQGKSLGGFAHFCTRQKAWLDDFAAYMAIKEHFHMQSWDQWPQPLRDRHPDALAKMQGKLAKQIRQHKFVQFVFFLQWQALKDYCNARNIRLYGDLPIYLPFDSADVWSCPQQYKLNENRSPTMVSGVPPDSFSATGQLWGHPVYDWQFLKQNGYNWWLKRFAHNFEMFDVVRIDHFRGLVAYWEVAASAQTAVDGQWVQVPGDDFFTRLTMRFGRLPVIAEDLGTITPDVRECMRKFQLPGMRVLQFAFGDDFPDSSFLPHHHVPDCIVYTGTHDNNTIRGWFEQEIDNQTRVNLQRYLGMRLSAKNIHQHMIRLAMMSVADTVIVPLQDILGLGANARLNQPASAKNNWQWRLAKGSLTKHHAGWLKKTTAAYGRCRA
- a CDS encoding BON domain-containing protein; amino-acid sequence: MDDSIESSAKKTYVFKTYLKDDNIKIKSKDGLVTLTGTVREASHKSLAGETVAGLPGVKGVENKLEEKDDQHAEKSDAWLITKVKTTLLFHRNVSTTATKVFAKDGTITLRGEAENNAQKDLTTEYVLDVEGVKHVNNEMTVLQAGEATSGAQNVADNTGEVIEFIDDTSITALVKTSLLYHRSTSAINTEVETKNGVVTLKGIAKTPAEKDLAGKYASDVNGVNKVNNNIIVE
- a CDS encoding 2-oxoacid:acceptor oxidoreductase subunit alpha yields the protein MTTDMSIDRTMDMTIKIGGAAGQGIQTIGNLLALACRDAGFYIMAINDFESRVRGGHSFFQLRISDKPVYAPHHRVDLLIALNKETWDLHKDQLRDDGMAILEVPLDSPSKQAVSVEFSSLAKETGSILYSNTVAAAAGLSILGASFDKIDALLSRQFTGKKEDIIEKNINAARLGYDAVKKIRFSRQPFLRTSDPKGQMMVGTRAVALGAVASDCRIAAFYPMSPATGIMQHLASWTNRLPLVVEQAEDEIAAVNMVIGASFAGARAMTATSGGGFCLMTEGLGLSAITETPIVIVDAQRPGPATGMPTRTSQGDLLFAIHASQDDFPRFVFAPGNPKEAFEITQKAFALSEKYQVPAIILMDQYLADSMFLLEHSFTFPNKVERFIVGDKDLKNPKNYNRYALTSSGISPRALPCTGDARVVVSSDEHSEDGHITEDIDNRNAMVNKRKSKLTDMIREMSAPQELFPEAKTLLLGWGSTSGSIKESVEGLRNEGMDIGCLLFTDLWPFPAAIVESYLKGPVKTIITVEQNSNAQFGHLLKEQTGISYTHAILKYDGRPFYPIEIMDAVKEREKN